From Choloepus didactylus isolate mChoDid1 chromosome 25 unlocalized genomic scaffold, mChoDid1.pri SUPER_25_unloc1, whole genome shotgun sequence, a single genomic window includes:
- the PLPPR3 gene encoding phospholipid phosphatase-related protein type 3: MISPKEKNKTPKDSMTLLPCFYFVELPIVASSIVSLYFLELTDLFKPAKVGFQCYDRTLSMPYVETHEELVPLLMLLSLAFAAPAASIMVGEGVLYCLQSRLWGRGGDPGGPEVSINAGGCNFNSFLRRTVRFVGVHVFGLCATALVTDVIQLATGYHAPFFLTVCKPNYTLLGTSCEANPYITQDICSGPDAHAILSARKTFPSQHATLSAFAAVYVSMYFNSVVSDATKLLKPILVFAFAIAAGVCGLTQITQYRSHPVDVYAGFLIGAGIAAYLACHAVGNFQAPPAEKPVAPAQPQDALRALTQRGHDAVYQQGKAGSADELGPPGRLGEAPRPVARDKSSLGSLKRASVDADLLAPRSPLGKEGLVTFSHTLPRASAPSLDDPARRHMTIHVPLDASRSKQLISEWKQKALEGRGLGLPDEASPGHLRPPAEPMAEEEEEEEEEEEEEEERAGVGPAEDGPAPPSLYPTVHARPGFGPRVLLPPRPGPQPLVHIPEEVAAGGAGLSPQSSAAVRAKWLAIAEKGGAGAANAPRLLQVIAMSKAPGGPGPGARGAETASSSSASSDSSQYRSPSDRDSASIVTIDAHAPHHPVVHLSSGNGPWEWKARAAEPEGAYEPAELARGFRVGARPPGVSPGSSVSDGDQEEPRFGAVATVNLATGEGLPPLAPGSREATLRRQAGEAEAEAEGGYRRAQAVRRFKE, from the exons ATGATCTCGCCCAAGGAGAAGAATAAAACCCCGAAGGACAGCATGACGCTCCTGCCTTGCTTCTACTTCGTGGAG CTGCCCATCGTGGCCTCCTCCATCGTGTCCCTCTACTTCCTGGAGCTGACCGACCTCTTCAAGCCGGCCAAGGTGGGCTTCCAGTGCTACGACCGCACGCTCTCCATGCCCTACGTGGAGACCCACGAGGAGCTCGTCCCCCTGCTCATGCTTCTCAGCCTGGCCTTCGCCGCCCCGGCCGCCTCG ATTATGGTCGGCGAGGGCGTCCTGTACTGCCTGCAGTCCCGGCTGTGGGGCCGCGGCGGGGATCCCGGCGGGCCCGAGGTCAGCATCAACGCGGGCGGCTGCAACTTCAACAGCTTCCTGCGGCGCACGGTGCGCTTCGTGG gcgTGCACGTGTTCGGCCTGTGCGCCACCGCCCTGGTGACCGACGTCATCCAGCTGGCCACCGGCTACCACGCGCCCTTCTTCCTGACCGTCTGCAAACCCAACTACACGCTGCTGGGCACGTCGTGCGAGGCCAACCCCTACATCACGCAGGACATCTGCTCCGGCCCCGACGCGCACGCCATCCTGTCCGCGCG GAAGACCTTCCCGTCCCAGCACGCCACGCTCTCGGCCTTCGCCGCCGTCTACGTGTCG ATGTACTTCAACTCGGTGGTCTCGGACGCCACGAAGCTGCTCAAGCCCATCCTGGTGTTTGCCTTCGCCATCGCGGCGGGCGTGTGCGGCCTCACGCAGATCACGCAGTACCGCAGCCACCCCGTGGACGTCTACGCGGGCTTCCTCATCGGTGCGGGCATCGCCGCCTACCTG GCCTGCCACGCGGTAGGCAACTTCCAGGCGCCGCCCGCGGAGAAGCCGGTGGCCCCCGCGCAACCCCAGGACGCGCTGCGGGCGCTGACGCAGCGGGGCCACGACGCCGTGTACCAGCAGGGCAAGGCGGGCAGCGCCGACGAGCTGGGCCCGCCCGGGCGGCTGGGGGAGGCGCCGCGGCCCGTGGCGCGCGACAAGAGCTCGCTGGGCAGCCTGAAGCGCGCCAGCGTGGACGCGGACCTGCTGGCGCCGCGCAGCCCCCTGGGCAAGGAGGGCCTGGTGACCTTCAGCCACACGCTGCCCCGCGCCAGCGCGCCCTCGCTCGACGACCCCGCGCGCCGCCACATGACCATCCACGTGCCGCTGGACGCGTCGCGCTCCAAGCAGCTCATCAGCGAGTGGAAGCAGAAGGCGCTGGAGGGCCGCGGCCTGGGGCTGCCCGACGAGGCCAGCCCCGGGCACCTGCGGCCGCCGGCCGAGCCCAtggcggaggaggaggaggaggaggaggaggaagaggaggaggaggaggagagggcaggGGTGGGCCCGGCGGAGGacggccccgccccgccctcgCTCTACCCCACGGTGCACGCGCGGCCGGGCTTTGGGCCGCGGGTGCTGCTCCCGCCGCGGCCCGGGCCGCAGCCGCTGGTGCACATCCCCGAGGAGGTCGCGGCGGGGGGCGCCGGCCTGTCCCCCCAGAGCAGCGCGGCCGTGCGCGCCAAGTGGCTGGCGATCGCCGAGAAGGGCGGCGCGGGCGCGGCCAACGCGCCGCGGCTGCTGCAGGTCATCGCCATGTCCAAGgcgcccggcggcccggggccgGGGGCGCGCGGCGCCGAGACGGCCTCGTCCTCCAGCGCCAGCTCCGACTCGTCGCAGTACCGCTCGCCGTCCGACCGCGACTCGGCCAGCATCGTCACCATCGACGCGCACGCGCCGCACCACCCCGTGGTGCACCTGTCCTCGGGCAACGGGCCCTGGGAGTGGAAGGCGCGGGCGGCCGAGCCCGAGGGCGCCTACGAGCCGGCCGAGCTGGCCCGCGGCTTCCGCGTCGGCGCCCGGCCGCCCGGCGTGTCCCCGGGCTCGTCCGTCAGCGACGGCGACCAGGAGGAACCCCGTTTCGGGGCCGTGGCCACCGTCAACCTGGCCACGGGCGAGGGGCTGCCCCCGCTGGCGCCGGGTAGCCGGGAGGCGACGCTGCGGCGCCAGGCGGGCGAGGCGGAGGCGGAGGCCGAGGGCGGCTACCGGCGGGCGCAGGCGGTCCGCAGGTTCAAGGAGTGA
- the PTBP1 gene encoding polypyrimidine tract-binding protein 1 isoform X2 — MDGIVPDIAVGTKRGSDELFSTCVTNGPFIMSSSSASAANGNDSKKFKGDSRSTGVPSRVIHVRKLPSDVTEGEVISLGLPFGKVTNLLMLKGKNQAFLEMNTEEAANTLVNYYTSVTPVLRGQPVYIQFSNHKELKTDSSPNQARAQAALQAVNSVQSGNLALAASTAAVDAGMAVAGQSPVLRIIVENLFYPVTLDVLHQIFSKFGTVLKIITFTKNNQFQALLQYADPVSAQHAKLSLDGQNIYNACCTLRIDFSKLTSLNVKYNNDKSRDYTRPDLPSGDSQPSLDQTMAAAFGLSVPNVHGALAPLAIPSAAAAAGRIAIPGLAGAGNSVLLVSNLNPERVTPQSLFILFGVYGDVQRVKVLFNKKENALVQMADGSQAQLAMSHLNGHKLHGKPIRITLSKHQSVQLPREGQEDQGLTKDYSSSPLHRFKKPGSKNFQNIFPPSATLHLSNVPPSVSEEDLKILFSSNGGIVKGFKFFQKDRKMALIQMASVEEAIQALIDLHNHDLGENHHLRVSFSKSTI; from the exons ATGGACGG CATCGTCCCAGATATAGCAGTTGGTACGAAG CGGGGATCTGACGAGCTTTTCTCTACCTGCGTCACCAACGGACCCTTTATCATGAGCAGCAGCTCGGCCTCTGCAG caaatggaaATGACAGCAAGAAATTCAAAGGGGACAGCAGGAGCACAGGGGTCCCGTCCAGGGTGATCCATGTCCGGAAGCTTCCGAGCGATGTTACCGAGGGCGAGGTCATCTCCCTGGGGCTGCCCTTCGGGAAGGTCACCAACCTGCTGatgctgaaagggaaaaaccag GCCTTCCTGGAGATGAACACGGAGGAGGCCGCCAACACCCTGGTTAACTACTACACCTCGGTGACGCCCGTGCTGCGCGGCCAGCCCGTCTACATCCAGTTCTCCAACCACAAGGAACTCAAGACCGACAGCTCACCCAATCAGGCA CGGGCCCAGGCAGCCCTGCAGGCCGTCAACTCCGTCCAGTCGGGGAACCTGGCGCTGGCCGCCTCGACCGCAGCTGTAGACGCTGGGATGGCGGTGGCCGGCCAGAGCCCTGTGCTCCGCATCATCGTGGAGAACCTCTTCTACCCCGTGACGCTCGACGTGCTGCACCAG ATTTTCTCCAAGTTCGGCACAGTCCTGAAGATCATCACCTTCACCAAGAACAACCAGTTCCAGGCGCTGCTTCAGTACGCGGACCCCGTGAGCGCGCAGCACGCCAAGCTG TCCCTGGACGGCCAGAACATCTACAACGCCTGCTGCACACTGCGCATCGACTTCTCCAAGCTCACCAGCCTCAACGTCAAGTACAACAACGATAAGAGCCGTGACTACACGCGCCCCGACCTGCCCTCCGGGGACAGCCAGCCCTCCCTGGACCAGACCATGGCCGCCGCCTTCG GACTCTCAGTCCCCAATGTCCATGGAGCCCTGGCCCCGCTAGCCATCCCCTCGGCGGCGGCCGCAGCGGGCCGCATCGCCATCCCCGGCCTGGCGGGGGCAGGGAACTCGGTCCTGCTCGTCAGCAACCTCAACCCCGAG AGAGTCACACCCCAAAGCCTCTTTATTCTTTTCG GCGTCTATGGGGACGTGCAGCGGGTGAAGGTCCTGTTCAACAAGAAGGAGAACGCCCTGGTCCAGATGGCCGACGGCAGCCAGGCCCAGCTCG ccatGAGCCACCTGAACGGGCACAAGCTGCACGGGAAGCCGATCCGCATCACGCTCTCCAAGCATCAGAGTGTGCAGCTGCCCCGTGAGGGCCAGGAGGATCAGGGCCTCACCAAGGACTACAGCAGCTCCCCCCTGCACCGCTTCAAGAAGCCCGGCTCCAAGAACTTCCAGAACATCTTCCCGCCCTCGGCCACCCTGCACCTCTCCAACGTCCC GCCCTCGGTGTCTGAGGAGGACCTCAAGATCTTGTTCTCCAGTAACGGGGGGATCGTCAAGGGCTTCAAGTTCTTCCA GAAGGACCGCAAGATGGCGCTGATCCAGATGGCCTCGGTGGAGGAGGCTATCCAGGCGCTCATCGACCTGCACAACCACGACCTGGGCGAGAACCACCACCTGCGCGTCTCCTTCTCCAAGTCCACCATCTAG
- the PTBP1 gene encoding polypyrimidine tract-binding protein 1 isoform X1, whose product MDGIVPDIAVGTKRGSDELFSTCVTNGPFIMSSSSASAANGNDSKKFKGDSRSTGVPSRVIHVRKLPSDVTEGEVISLGLPFGKVTNLLMLKGKNQAFLEMNTEEAANTLVNYYTSVTPVLRGQPVYIQFSNHKELKTDSSPNQARAQAALQAVNSVQSGNLALAASTAAVDAGMAVAGQSPVLRIIVENLFYPVTLDVLHQIFSKFGTVLKIITFTKNNQFQALLQYADPVSAQHAKLSLDGQNIYNACCTLRIDFSKLTSLNVKYNNDKSRDYTRPDLPSGDSQPSLDQTMAAAFGAPGIISASPYAGAGFPPTFAIPPAAGLSVPNVHGALAPLAIPSAAAAAGRIAIPGLAGAGNSVLLVSNLNPERVTPQSLFILFGVYGDVQRVKVLFNKKENALVQMADGSQAQLAMSHLNGHKLHGKPIRITLSKHQSVQLPREGQEDQGLTKDYSSSPLHRFKKPGSKNFQNIFPPSATLHLSNVPPSVSEEDLKILFSSNGGIVKGFKFFQKDRKMALIQMASVEEAIQALIDLHNHDLGENHHLRVSFSKSTI is encoded by the exons ATGGACGG CATCGTCCCAGATATAGCAGTTGGTACGAAG CGGGGATCTGACGAGCTTTTCTCTACCTGCGTCACCAACGGACCCTTTATCATGAGCAGCAGCTCGGCCTCTGCAG caaatggaaATGACAGCAAGAAATTCAAAGGGGACAGCAGGAGCACAGGGGTCCCGTCCAGGGTGATCCATGTCCGGAAGCTTCCGAGCGATGTTACCGAGGGCGAGGTCATCTCCCTGGGGCTGCCCTTCGGGAAGGTCACCAACCTGCTGatgctgaaagggaaaaaccag GCCTTCCTGGAGATGAACACGGAGGAGGCCGCCAACACCCTGGTTAACTACTACACCTCGGTGACGCCCGTGCTGCGCGGCCAGCCCGTCTACATCCAGTTCTCCAACCACAAGGAACTCAAGACCGACAGCTCACCCAATCAGGCA CGGGCCCAGGCAGCCCTGCAGGCCGTCAACTCCGTCCAGTCGGGGAACCTGGCGCTGGCCGCCTCGACCGCAGCTGTAGACGCTGGGATGGCGGTGGCCGGCCAGAGCCCTGTGCTCCGCATCATCGTGGAGAACCTCTTCTACCCCGTGACGCTCGACGTGCTGCACCAG ATTTTCTCCAAGTTCGGCACAGTCCTGAAGATCATCACCTTCACCAAGAACAACCAGTTCCAGGCGCTGCTTCAGTACGCGGACCCCGTGAGCGCGCAGCACGCCAAGCTG TCCCTGGACGGCCAGAACATCTACAACGCCTGCTGCACACTGCGCATCGACTTCTCCAAGCTCACCAGCCTCAACGTCAAGTACAACAACGATAAGAGCCGTGACTACACGCGCCCCGACCTGCCCTCCGGGGACAGCCAGCCCTCCCTGGACCAGACCATGGCCGCCGCCTTCG GTGCTCCGGGTATAATCTCAGCCTCTCCGTATGCAGGAGCTGGGTTCCCTCCCACATTTGCAATTCCTCCAGCCGCAG GACTCTCAGTCCCCAATGTCCATGGAGCCCTGGCCCCGCTAGCCATCCCCTCGGCGGCGGCCGCAGCGGGCCGCATCGCCATCCCCGGCCTGGCGGGGGCAGGGAACTCGGTCCTGCTCGTCAGCAACCTCAACCCCGAG AGAGTCACACCCCAAAGCCTCTTTATTCTTTTCG GCGTCTATGGGGACGTGCAGCGGGTGAAGGTCCTGTTCAACAAGAAGGAGAACGCCCTGGTCCAGATGGCCGACGGCAGCCAGGCCCAGCTCG ccatGAGCCACCTGAACGGGCACAAGCTGCACGGGAAGCCGATCCGCATCACGCTCTCCAAGCATCAGAGTGTGCAGCTGCCCCGTGAGGGCCAGGAGGATCAGGGCCTCACCAAGGACTACAGCAGCTCCCCCCTGCACCGCTTCAAGAAGCCCGGCTCCAAGAACTTCCAGAACATCTTCCCGCCCTCGGCCACCCTGCACCTCTCCAACGTCCC GCCCTCGGTGTCTGAGGAGGACCTCAAGATCTTGTTCTCCAGTAACGGGGGGATCGTCAAGGGCTTCAAGTTCTTCCA GAAGGACCGCAAGATGGCGCTGATCCAGATGGCCTCGGTGGAGGAGGCTATCCAGGCGCTCATCGACCTGCACAACCACGACCTGGGCGAGAACCACCACCTGCGCGTCTCCTTCTCCAAGTCCACCATCTAG